One genomic window of Oncorhynchus clarkii lewisi isolate Uvic-CL-2024 chromosome 5, UVic_Ocla_1.0, whole genome shotgun sequence includes the following:
- the LOC139408651 gene encoding protein PRRC2B isoform X10: MSDRLGQITKSKDGKSKYSSLSLFDKYKGKSIETQKTAAVPRHGLQSLGKVAAARRMPPPAHLPSLKSENKGNDPNVIIVPKDGTGWANTQEQTDQKSSIASTAQLLELQPQLVLQKSVSNLQKPTPVASQESTNTGGPKQWAQLNGKAVELDAGLRASNRLQPFSHEEFPTLKAAGEQDKAGKERSAFDPSYGPGPSLRPQNVTSWREGGGRNLVPSFLPAGLPSDSEGKASGVAETGSPPPPLPPSAALSASMVSPTPATVVSAPSVLEPKEPCLRPAQPLRRPTPPALNHHQLHHPTTTTTYHDMLPAFMCPKETRDAPGTAEHTGPVTVVAPVRFDNRPTFRQPYPNINQEPVNGEVRREENRFIRGPSRNLSSRPIRRPGDRPPRPAIINPEDLKDLDELDNDCEDGWAGIHEEVDYGEKLKFSDDEEEHAEKNKMWAEWENQRREHQLLLSTGEGAYPQEGPEEGPEEEAYLAFQEQMAHRKTNSRFPSGEPQAQQKSSGPGMAHPGEPLDDQEERQGPARAKFVSPELSEAVERARRRREEEERRAREERLAACAEKLKRLDERFGKTERQLSRSEEGAKDAESKEAALSPGRESKNHQESWQYGTKDTECPLEHSPGQQDYREEGTLGFVPYRNEDDGGADPTSPLPDYTNHQASKPVPPRFQKQQQDQVYKMQHWQQQSGHPAPSGSSHPPRGYYPPHMLGFDPRWMMMPPFLDPRMAQGRSPVDYYTNAVHSSGIMKSRMQPDHLNSPGSPSDDGCHPSMHQERRAPSTEPYPLWNQDGYPPRSFTPPYQRQHESSDRSQPDDRSDRTCSQQDLYEESGNECLDNPSGDLSHQAYHQSKGPDRDHHPHDQGLLSSAPSRPQQQHADSDYPKQEPKDRYLKDGTEPCDEVFDTSKEKVFDSDFHRRDGGQKKEVGVGGQNQWSDPGSSTPASSVSQPSETGGRTLTRRTGPIKKPVLKALKVEDKENEKPKVEPEEKVVPYRLEKEVLTNVYDLKKDNQPLVSNRRSASPAIEKQPEEKQQPPAPAKIERPASTNSEDLPKENSWDSGKSQSSRDSQESREPGAPRRNNWIFIDEEQAFAGARGTGRGRSRGGFKEFSSRGDRGGRGGRENPRGGYNNNINSRDAAGTQRPGRGRGLPRDFVKVEDLQRGKPRRRNVSETLSETSEYEELPKRRRQKGSENGEGGSYPEQGETRKADRDSWRSNKVYTEEQAASDARDKAKASSRGFGGFGRSLPPRLDTGRGYNTSRGFNNGSRDISTWRGRGTQFGSGGGPMQENGYVLGTETYPRRPPAEREPLKYTPKFTGSTGSFMENGAEDRSGEGEYYIDSDNPGQQPLRRRRPPRQDKPPRFRRLRQEREPGSGQWTSDEYVNGSEGFANPWPSRSKEGGKEDGWSSGHYSGGGGRSGGQHGQAEDWETGSENSDFSDWREKRGGGQQQQAHGGDVHSDSGHGDPGSGEKRELAKRSFSSQRPLVDRQNRKGEVDGNKMTRSSEKPNALPSCNRNDGWQNGGSSNHKSRSPEESGPVYNVEQSEEGHQANEPSGKKLDKELKPRSVKGDLAKPLSQYDLNSYPIEGDSGGPSPDGFQDLSKKQLRRPQEDDRRRKEQGAPVPVKNRPITSKMPPRFAKKQGGMTIDQPEEGLSANNLGTEIWETNSSALSIQSSGGDSWTKQVSFTGSEPNSEDSDAGPEQSKEQHKPGPIGNERSLKHRKGSEGVERLEGRPITPVNGVDLHVDTVLPVPPIEFGVSAKDSDFSLPPGSTPVPVSNPVTKLQDALVSNPALTQAIPMLRRDHLQPGINLNPISFPSADLTLKMESARKAWENSQSLPEQGSPGGGASGAQPPCSVGSSSGVSYSSFGGVSMPPMPIASVAPSMSMQGNHVPPLYLDGHVFPSQPRLVPPTMTQQQSYQQAAAAAQQIPISLHTSLQAQLGLRGGLPVSQSQEMFNSIPSFRSQVYMHPNLSQPNPMVLSGGGPLKGPYSAFPGMQPSDMVKTQSGSHYQPMNGSQAMVYDGQMNQGPGMSSSQLMDSQLIQVTMPLPGSQLRYGSAQQHLILPQSIQLQQGQNLSVGAARRMLPPGSQPPVMTSSRENFPMSTGPYTTYKTSQMEKIGFQFSDKPNHSQGMPGGYNRPGSASPSGKQSGPVGPLPGHYNQQVPPPQGSMVMHMRPPTTGPFPTPIQRPVMQVNKTVIIRSPPYPNPGREPPHSSPPSAPEPTVKGPEDGMKVSHPL, from the exons ATGTCCGATCGTTTGGGGCAAATAACCAAGTCCAAGGATGGGAAAAGCAAGTACTCCTCACTCAGCCTATTTGATAAGTACAAGGGAAAGTCTATAGAAACTCAGAAAACCGCAG cAGTTCCGCGACATGGCTTACAGAGTCTTGGCAAAGTGGCCGCAGCCCGGCGCATGCCCCCACCTGCTCACCTGCCGAGCCTGAAGTCAGAGAACAAAGGAAACGATCCAAACGTGATTATCGTGCCCAAAGACGGAACAGGATGGGCAAACACACAGGAACAAACCGATCAAAAGAG ttCCATTGCATCAACAGCACAGCTGCTGGAGTTGCAGCCACAGCTGGTTTTGCAGAAATCTGTCTCCAATCTCCAGAAGCCCACACCGGTAGCCAGTCAGGAG AGCACAAACACAGGTGGACCAAAGCAATGGGCCCAGCTAAATGGAAAGGCCGTAGAACTAGATG CAGGTTTAAGGGCCTCAAACCGACTGCAGCCCTTCTCTCACGAGGAATTTCCAACGCTGAAGGCTGCTGGGGAACAGGACAAGGCTGGCAAGGAAAGAAGCGCCTTCGATCCGTCGTATGGGCCCGGACCAAGCCTCCGCCCCCAGA ATGTGACAAGTTGGAGGGAGGGTGGTGGGAGGAACCTTGTGCCCTCATTCCTGCCAGCAGGCCTGCCCTCAGATTCCGAGGGCAAGGCCAGCGGCGTAGCTGAGACTGGAAGcccccctccacctcttcccCCCTCTGCCGCCCTCTCTGCCTCCATGGTCAGTCCCACCCCTGCCACCGTTGTCAGCGCCCCTTCAGTCCTAGAGCCCAAGGAGCCCTGTCTGCGTCCTGCCCAGCCCCTCCGCAGGCCCACCCCCCCTGCCCTGAACCATCACCAGCTCCAccaccctaccaccaccaccacctaccacGACATGCTGCCTGCCTTC ATGTGCCCCAAAGAGACTCGTGATGCTCCCGGCACTGCTGAACACACTGGCCCTGTCACTGTGGTCGCCCCAGTTCGCTTTGACAACCGGCCCACCTTCAGACAGCCCTACCCCAACATCAACCAAGAGCCTGTCAA CGGTGAGGTTAGGAGAGAAGAAAACCGCTTCATCCGTGGGCCCTCCCGcaacctctcctccagacccATCCGTCGGCCCGGTGACAGACCGCCTCGTCCGGCCATCATCAACCCAGAGGACCTGAAGGATCTGGATGAGCTGGACAACGACTGTGAAGACGGCTGGGCAG GTATCCATGAAGAAGTGGATTATGGCGAGAAACTCAAGTTCAGTGACGATGAGGAGGAGCACGCCGAAAAGAACAAGATGTG GGCTGAATGGGAGAACCAGCGTCGCGAGCACCAGTTGTTGCTGAGCACAGGAGAGGGGGCGTACCCCCAGGAGGGCCCTGAGGAGGGCCCTGAGGAGGAGGCTTACCTGGCCTTCCAGGAGCAGATGGCCCACAGGAAGACCAACAGCAGGTTCCCCTCTGGAGAACCACAG GCCCAGCAGAAGAGCTCCGGGCCTGGCATGGCCCACCCGGGTGAACCCCTGGACGACCAGGAGGAGCGCCAGGGCCCAGCCCGGGCCAAGTTTGTATCACCAGAACTCTCTGAGGCAGTGGAGAGAGCTCGCCGgcgcagggaggaggaggagagacgcgCCCGTGAGGAGAGACTTGCCGCCTGCGCCGAGAAGCTCAAGAGGCTAGACGAGAGGTTTGGGAAGACTGAGAGACAGTTGTCAAGGTCTGAGGAGGGAGCGAAGGATGCAGAGAGCAAGGAGGCAGCACTGTCCCCTGGGAGAGAGAGCAAAAACCACCAGGAGAGCTGGCAATATGGCACGAAAG ACACTGAGTGTCCCTTGGAGCACTCCCCCGGCCAGCAGGACTACAGGGAAGAGGGCACCTTGGGCTTCGTCCCCTACCGCAATGAGGACGATGGCGGGGCTGATCCCACTTCTCCCCTGCCCGACTACACAAACCACCAGGCCTCCAAGCCCGTCCCGCCCCGCTTCCAAAAGCAGCAGCAG GACCAAGTGTATAAAATGCAGCACTGGCAGCAGCAGTCTGGCCACCCCGCCCCCTCGGGCTCCAGCCACCCCCCGAGGGGGTACTACCCCCCACACATGCTGGGCTTCGACCCCCGCTGGATGATGATGCCCCCTTTCTTGGACCCCCGCATGGCCCAGGGCCGCTCCCCAGTGGACTACTACACCAATGCTGTCCACTCTTCAG GAATTATGAAATCGAGGATGCAGCCAGACCACCTGAACAGCCCAGGGTCCCCCTCTGACGATGGCTGCCATCCAAGCATGCATCAGGAGCGGAGGGCCCCCTCCACCGAGCCCTACCCCTTGTGGAACCAAGATGGCTACCCCCCTCGCAGTTTCACCCCACCCTACCAGAGACAGCACGAGAGCTCAGACAGGAGCCAGCCAGACGACCGGAGTGACAGGACATGCTCCCAGCAGGACTTGTACGAAGAGAGTGGTAACGAGTGCCTAGACAACCCATCTGGTGACCTCTcccatcaggcctaccaccagagCAAAGGTCCCGACAGGGATCACCACCCGCACGACCAAGGCCTGCTCTCCTCAGCCCCGAGCCGGCCCCAGCAGCAGCATGCAGACAGCGACTACCCCAAACAGGAGCCCAAAGACAGGTACCTGAAGGACGGCACTGAACCCTGTGACGAAGTCTTCGACACCTCCAAGGAAAAGGTTTTTGACTCAGACTTCCATAGGCGAGATGGAGGCCAGAAGAAGGAAGTTGGTGTTGGTGGTCAGAACCAGTGGTCTGATCCTGGCTCCAGCACCCCTGCCAGCAGTGTAAGCCAGCCCTCTGAGACTGGCGGTAGGACCCTGACCCGCAGGACCGGTCCCATCAAGAAGCCTGTGCTAAAGGCCCTCAAAGTGGAGGACAAGGAGAACGAGAAGCCCAAAGTGGAGCCTGAGGAGAAGGTAGTCCCTTACCGCCTGGAAAAGGAGGTGCTCACCAACGTATATGACCTGAAGAAAGATAACCAGCCCCTAGTAAGTAACAGACGCTCTGCCTCGCCTGCTATTGAGAAGCAGCCAGAAGAGAAGCAACAACCACCAGCTCCTGCTAAAATAGAGCGGCCAGCCAGTACCAACAGTGAGGATTTGCCGAAGGAAAACAGCTGGGACAGCGGAAAGAGCCAGTCCTCCAGAGACAGCCAGGAGAGCAGGGAGCCTGGTGCACCACGACGCAACAACTGGATCTTCATCGATGAGGAGCAGGCCTTTGCCGGAGCCAGGGGAACGGGTAGAGGTCGGAGCCGTGGCGGCTTCAAGGAGTTCAGTTCAAGAGGAGACCGTGGTGGCCGGGGAGGCCGAGAGAACCCCAGAGgaggctacaacaacaatatcaacagCAGGGACGCTGCTGGAACCCAGAGACCAGGCAGAGGCAGAGGACTGCCCAGGGACTTTGTCAAGGTGGAGGACCTGCAGAGGGGGAAGCCAAGGAGGCGCAACGTCAGCGAGACTCTGAGCGAGACCTCAGAGTATGAGGAGCTGCCCAAGCGGCGACGCCAGAAGGGCTCTGAAAACGGAGAGGGTGGCAGCTACCCAGAGCAGGGAGAGACCAGGAAGGCCGACCGAGACTCTTGGAGGTCCAACAAGGTGTACACGGAAGAACAGGCGGCCAGTGATGCCCGCGACAAGGCCAAAGCCAGCAGCAGGGGGTTCGGAGGCTTCGGCCGCTCCCTGCCTCCCAGACTCGATACTGGCAGGGGTTACAACACCAGCCGAGGGTTCAACAACGGCTCCAGAGACATCTCCACCTGGAGAGGACGGGGGACTCAGTTTGGCAGTGGCGGTGGGCCCATGCAGGAGAACGGCTACGTCTTGGGCACCGAGACCTATCCCAGGAGACCACCTGCAGAGCGTGAGCCCCTCAAATACACCCCCAAGTTTACTGGCTCTACTGGTTCCTTCATGGAGAACGGCGCTGAGGACCGCAGCGGCGAGGGTGAGTACTACATAGACAGCGACAACCCTGGACAACAGCCGTTGAGAAGACGGAGGCCGCCGCGCCAGGACAAGCCCCCGCGTTTCCGCCGACTACGTCAAGAGAGGGAGCCCGGCAGTGGCCAGTGGACCAGCGATGAGTACGTCAACGGATCAGAAGGATTCGCGAACCCCTGGCCGAGCCGCTCcaaggagggaggtaaagaggacGGCTGGTCCAGTGGCCACTACTCCGGAGGGGGGGGTAGGTCCGGTGGTCAGCACGGCCAGGCGGAGGACTGGGAGACTGGCTCAGAGAACAGCGACTTCAGTGACTGGAGGGAGAAGCGTGGGggagggcagcagcagcaggcacACGGGGGAGATGTGCACTCAGACTCAGGCCACGGGGATCCTGGGTCTGGAGAGAAGAGGGAGCTGGCCAAGAGGAGTTTCTCCAGCCAGCGCCCCCTGGTGGACCGGCAGAACAGGAAGGGTGAGGTGGATGGGAACAAGATGACACGCTCTTCAGAGAAACCTAACGCTCTGCCCTCCTGTAACAGGAATGACGGCTGGCAGAATGGAGGGTCCTCCAACCATAAGAG CAGGAGCCCAGAGGAGTCAGGCCCAGTCTACAATGTTGAGCAGTCTGAGGAGGGCCACCAGGCAAACGAACCCTCGGGGAAGAAGCTGGACAAGGAGCTGAAGCCCAGGTCTGtgaagggagacctggccaaacCACTGTCTCAGTACGACCTCAACAGCTACCCCA TTGAGGGGGATTCTGGGGGTCCTAGTCCAGATGGGTTCCAAGACCTGTCCAAGAAACAGCTGCGGCGCCCACAGGAAGACGACAGAAGGAGAAAGGAACAAGGAGCTCCT GTTCCAGTAAAAAACAGACCGATCACCTCCAAGATGCCCCCGCGGTTTGCCAAGAAGCAGGGTGGCATGACCATTGATCAGCCAGAAGAGGGACTCTCTGCCAACAACCTGGGCACAGAAATCTGGGAGACTAACAGCTCAG CTCTCTCAATCCAGTCATCTGGAGGAGATTCGTGGACCAAGCAGGTCTCCTTCACAGGCAGCGAGCCCAACTCTGAGGATTCTGACGCGGGCCCTGAGCAGAGCAAGGAGCAGCACAAGCCCGGTCCCATCGGCAACGAACGTTCACTCAAGCACCGCAAGGGCTCGGAGGGTGTGGAGCGTCTGGAGGGGAGGCCCATCACTCCCGTCAATGGCGTGGACCTCCATGTGGACACAGTGCTGCCTGTGCCACCCATCGAGTTTGGTGTCAGTGCCAAGGACTCTGACTTTAGTCTGCCACCCGGTTCCACCCCAGTGCCCGTTTCCAACCCTGTCACCAAGCTGCAGGACGCCCTCGTCAGCAAT ccggCCCTGACCCAGGCCATTCCCATGCTGCGTAGAGACCACCTGCAGCCTGGCATCAACCTCaaccccatctctttccccaGTGCTGACCTCACACTCAAG ATGGAGTCGGCCCGTAAGGCGTGGGAGAACTCCCAGTCTCTCCCCGAGCAGGGCTCTCCTGGTGGGGGTGCCTCTGGCGCCCAGCCCCCTTGCAGCGTGGGCTCCTCCAGCGGGGTGAGCTACAGCTCTTTCGGAGGGGTGTCCATGCCCCCCATGCCCATTGCCTCCGTGGCGCCTTCCATGTCCATGCAGG GTAACCATGTCCCCCCGCTGTATCTGGACGGCCATGTCTTTCCCAGCCAGCCTCGTCTGGTGCCCCCAACCATGACCCAGCAGCAGAGCTACCAACAG GCGGCCGCGGCTGCCCAGCAGATCCCCATCTCCCTACACACCTCTCTGCAGGCCCAGCTCGGTCTCCGGGGAGGCCTTCCCGTCTCCCAGTCCCAGGAGATGTTCAACTCCATTCCCTCCTTCAGGTCCCAGGTGTACATGCATCCTAATCTGTCTCAGCCTAACCCCATGGTGCTGTCAGGCGGTGGCCCCCTGAAGGGGCCCTATTCGGCCTTCCCGGGCATGCAGCCATCGGACATGGTCAAGACCCAGTCGGGCTCCCACTACCAGCCCATGAACGGTAGCCAGGCCATGGTCTACGACGGCCAGATGAACCAGGGCCCTGGCATGAGCTCCTCCCAGCTCATGGACTCCCAGCTCATCCAG gtGACCATGCCCTTGCCGGGCTCCCAGCTGCGTTATGGCTCTGCCCAGCAGCACCTCATCCTGCCCCAATCCATCCAGCTCCAGCAGGGCCAGAACCTCTCCGTCGGAGCTGCCCGCAGGATGCTCCCCCCTGGCTCCCAGCCCCCTGTCATGACCAGCAGTAGAGAG AATTTCCCAATGTCTACTGGTCCGTATACTACTTACAAG